Proteins encoded by one window of Pseudomonas sp. LS44:
- a CDS encoding LuxR C-terminal-related transcriptional regulator, with amino-acid sequence MFEGSKLSLPQVQAPAVIMLPVMHERVAMLRATSPVSIDPRKLRSPEASAKSLPRERLLAQLTQDQEARLILLRAASGFGKTTLLQQYRQSCEDRGQSTLWLSLDATDNDPECFLAHLHAGLDALDLPQVAVADSGQALLARIARAATPLVMLLDGYEAIRTPAVDELVSRLLVVLPAHMQLVIASRAASGIALGRLRAQRLLCELDATALAFSEQETRQLLDQECLDLDEQALAELLRSTEGWPVALQMATLSRRDGCMAPALAEYFSEVVLAGVDAETREFLQQTCVLDRLCVPACEALTGSGDARSMLLRLERAGLFLFPLGDGGYRYHALFAEFLRATLQHRQPHGLHELHLRAARWSLDNGQPAAAIEHLLQAREYEAVFDRLEPILDQLIDEGRLRTLARWFDQLPAAAVARRPRLALVQAWIRVLEQRYQDTLQLIDRQAFSLESESLRCLLLVFTDQFEAAHSACLQHIERLPPGDSLHHGLLAISLAYCQIGLGEHGQARLQLSRLVGMATTKRATIVDNLADTLDSILDLTEGRLGSALVRLRTLASRPRAGGCRRWEAGSLARDIVRTALLYEADELEEARRILTGIPRGGRFSNGADAMISAQVLLARMALLDGDRPAWQRHLAELEQAGRRCGLHRVICAVWLERARVATLERRFDLAAQALHSADNHADWMRPELRMYASDVDDTFVARQRLGIARGQFAEAADELAAALAAALRQHRQRRALKLRLLLAMALAGLDRDGEAFTELTEALRLAAHEGFIRSFLDEGAGLARLLQRWAVVHQTQASSLGVRPEFLAGLLRRFGVAAVTGVSGAVEAAAHLTSRELDVLRLLAAGHRNRNIAERMSLSEHTVKTHLRNINAKLGANGRTAAIAIARALQLLD; translated from the coding sequence ATGTTCGAAGGCTCCAAGCTGTCATTACCCCAGGTTCAAGCGCCTGCAGTGATCATGCTGCCGGTCATGCATGAACGGGTCGCGATGCTCCGGGCGACGTCGCCGGTATCGATCGATCCACGCAAGTTGCGCAGTCCGGAAGCCTCGGCGAAGTCGTTACCGCGCGAACGGCTGCTCGCGCAGTTGACGCAGGATCAGGAGGCCCGGCTGATTCTGCTCCGCGCCGCCAGCGGCTTCGGCAAGACCACGTTGCTGCAGCAGTACCGCCAGTCTTGCGAAGATCGTGGGCAGAGCACCCTATGGCTCAGCCTCGATGCGACAGACAACGACCCAGAGTGTTTCCTGGCACACCTGCATGCCGGCCTGGATGCGCTGGACCTGCCTCAGGTGGCGGTTGCCGATAGCGGCCAGGCCCTGCTGGCGCGAATCGCGCGCGCGGCCACGCCACTGGTGATGTTGCTCGACGGCTACGAGGCGATTCGCACGCCGGCGGTCGATGAGCTGGTTTCGCGGCTGTTGGTGGTGCTGCCCGCGCACATGCAACTGGTGATCGCCTCGCGTGCCGCGTCAGGCATAGCCCTCGGCCGGCTGCGCGCGCAGCGCCTGCTGTGCGAGCTCGACGCCACCGCGCTGGCGTTCAGCGAGCAGGAAACCCGTCAGTTGCTCGACCAGGAGTGCCTGGACCTCGACGAGCAAGCGCTGGCCGAGCTGCTGCGCAGTACCGAAGGCTGGCCGGTCGCGCTGCAGATGGCGACGCTATCGCGGCGCGACGGCTGCATGGCCCCGGCGCTCGCCGAGTACTTCAGCGAAGTGGTGCTGGCCGGTGTGGACGCAGAAACTCGCGAATTCCTGCAGCAAACTTGCGTTCTCGACCGACTCTGCGTGCCCGCGTGCGAGGCGCTGACCGGTAGCGGCGATGCGCGGAGCATGCTTTTGCGCCTGGAGCGTGCCGGCCTGTTCCTGTTTCCCCTCGGCGACGGCGGGTATCGCTACCATGCGCTGTTCGCCGAATTTCTCCGCGCCACGCTCCAGCACCGGCAGCCGCATGGCCTCCACGAACTGCACCTGCGAGCGGCGCGCTGGTCACTCGACAATGGCCAGCCGGCTGCCGCCATCGAGCACCTGCTACAGGCGCGCGAATACGAGGCGGTATTCGATCGACTGGAGCCGATCCTCGATCAGTTGATCGACGAGGGGCGGTTGCGCACCTTGGCGCGCTGGTTTGACCAGCTGCCAGCCGCGGCCGTGGCCAGGCGTCCGCGTCTGGCCCTGGTGCAGGCCTGGATCCGGGTGCTCGAACAGCGTTACCAGGACACCCTACAGCTGATCGATCGGCAGGCGTTCAGCCTCGAGAGCGAAAGCCTGCGCTGCCTGCTGCTGGTCTTCACCGACCAGTTCGAAGCCGCCCACTCCGCCTGTCTCCAGCACATCGAACGCCTACCGCCGGGCGACTCACTGCACCATGGCCTGTTGGCCATCAGCCTGGCCTACTGTCAGATCGGCCTGGGTGAGCACGGGCAGGCGCGCCTGCAACTGAGTCGCTTGGTCGGCATGGCGACGACAAAGCGGGCGACGATCGTCGATAACCTCGCTGACACCCTCGACAGCATTCTCGACTTGACCGAGGGCCGGTTGGGCAGTGCCCTCGTCCGTTTGCGCACGCTTGCCAGCCGGCCGCGGGCCGGCGGTTGCAGGAGATGGGAGGCGGGGAGTTTGGCGCGAGATATCGTGCGGACCGCTCTGCTGTACGAAGCTGATGAGCTCGAAGAAGCGCGGCGCATACTGACGGGCATTCCACGCGGCGGCCGTTTCAGCAACGGTGCCGATGCGATGATCAGTGCCCAGGTATTGCTGGCGCGCATGGCCCTGCTCGACGGCGACCGGCCGGCCTGGCAGCGTCACCTCGCCGAGCTGGAGCAGGCCGGTCGCCGTTGCGGGCTGCACCGGGTGATCTGCGCGGTGTGGCTGGAGCGTGCTCGCGTGGCCACCCTGGAGCGACGTTTCGACCTGGCAGCACAGGCGCTGCACAGTGCCGACAACCACGCCGACTGGATGCGTCCGGAGCTGCGCATGTACGCCAGCGACGTGGACGATACCTTCGTCGCCCGGCAGCGTCTGGGCATCGCGCGCGGTCAGTTTGCCGAGGCGGCCGACGAGTTGGCGGCGGCGCTCGCCGCTGCGTTGCGCCAGCACCGTCAGCGCCGGGCCTTGAAGCTGCGGCTGCTGCTGGCCATGGCGCTAGCCGGCCTCGATCGCGACGGCGAGGCGTTCACCGAGCTGACCGAAGCCTTGCGCCTCGCCGCGCACGAAGGTTTCATCCGCAGCTTTCTCGACGAAGGCGCCGGCCTCGCTCGGCTGTTGCAGCGCTGGGCGGTCGTGCACCAGACGCAGGCCAGCAGCCTGGGTGTGCGGCCCGAGTTTCTCGCCGGCCTGCTACGCCGCTTCGGCGTTGCGGCGGTCACTGGCGTGTCCGGCGCTGTCGAGGCGGCCGCCCATCTGACTTCGCGCGAACTCGACGTCCTGCGCCTGCTGGCTGCCGGCCACCGCAACCGCAACATCGCGGAGCGGATGAGTCTGTCCGAACACACGGTTAAGACCCACCTGCGCAATATTAACGCCAAGCTCGGCGCCAATGGCCGTACCGCTGCGATCGCCATTGCCCGGGCGCTACAGCTGCTGGACTAG